The Candidatus Cloacimonadota bacterium DNA window CTGGGAAGACGACTACCTTAAGAGCATCAAGATAGACAAGGACTACCTGAAAGGTTTGGCGGAAGCTGAGGGTGGCAAGCTTAAGGGCACCTATTACATCATCGCCCCGGAGATCTGCGATGTGGTCGGCGATTGGGACTACAAGACCTCCCAGGGCAATGTGGTCAATTTCCGCATCCTCAGCTATCCCTACAAGATTCTCGAGGAGATCAGCCGTTCCCAACAGCTCTCCGAACAGCCCGGCAGCTCTTCAGAGATCAACAAGCTGATATCCTCCACGCGCTTCTACTTCAACCAGGATGTAACTTGCAAGATTGAATGGCATGCTCAAGGACTGCGGATCTCGGATTTGGAGACCTCCATCACGGACAAATCCGGAGCTGAGATCAAGGGCATGGATGCTCTGGCAATGGTTCTTATCGACAAGGATTACGATGGCAAGATGTTCACCATGGAAGCAGCCGTCTATCGAAAGGATATCAAGGATGATGGCATCATCAAAGTGGATAAGCTCACAGATAAAGTTGCTGTGATCGTGATCGACAGGCACGGCAACGAAAGCAAGATCATGGTTCTGGAGAGATAGTATGGCAAGGCAATACCGAAATAAGATCAGCTTATCCGAACTCACCCTGGATATCGATCCCAAGAAATACGACATCGGCAAGTTCGATTTTTCCGAGATCGAGGATTATGTACTAGCTCTGTCCTCCGGCAGGAAATACCAGTTTGATGCCATTCGGCAGATCATGGTCTATCTCTGGGGCGGACGCTACGATTCCATAGAAGACCTGGCAAGGCAGAACTTCAAAAAGAAGGAAGCCATTCGCCAGAGATTTGCCTCAGAAAGTACTCTGCTGTCCCAGATACCTCTGCCCGGCAAGCTCTCCGGGGTCTGCTACATGGCCACTGGAGCAGGAAAATCCTACGTGATCTTTGCCATCGCCTATCTTTCCATCCTCCTGGGGAAGGTGAAGCGGGTGCTGGTATTGGGACCTCCCTCCACCGTGATCGAACAGGGGCTCACAGAGAAGTTCAGAGATTATATGTTCTCTCCCAAGGGATTGGCCTTGAGGGAAAAACTGCCGGAGAAATACAGAAACATACAGGTAAGCCTGTGCAACGCCAATGACATTGTTGATGATTATAGCATCGTCATCGAGAATATCAACGCAGTCTATACCAAAGGCGAGAATGCGATCACGGATATGCTCTTCAAGCATACCGAAGAAGTACTGGTTTTGAGCGATGAAGTGCACCATGCCTATTCCCACTTG harbors:
- a CDS encoding DEAD/DEAH box helicase family protein — protein: MARQYRNKISLSELTLDIDPKKYDIGKFDFSEIEDYVLALSSGRKYQFDAIRQIMVYLWGGRYDSIEDLARQNFKKKEAIRQRFASESTLLSQIPLPGKLSGVCYMATGAGKSYVIFAIAYLSILLGKVKRVLVLGPPSTVIEQGLTEKFRDYMFSPKGLALREKLPEKYRNIQVSLCNANDIVDDYSIVIENINAVYTKGENAITDMLFKHTEEVLVLSDEVHHAYSHLKFGDAGIAFDFDGDKYGKGEDKSERLWMKFLRENLLEDQKLSEETKIKRHIGFTGTPYNQNDFFPDVIFDYSIKDALEEGIIKKINPLLKIKTSDDDSDLTQDQRYEQIIQTHLDNKDRYSYGGKVKPISIFINNT